The following proteins come from a genomic window of Gossypium raimondii isolate GPD5lz chromosome 5, ASM2569854v1, whole genome shotgun sequence:
- the LOC105768740 gene encoding uncharacterized protein LOC105768740 — protein MIGVGKIKQYSNILEKPLSKGKQEVSLSAFAFLFSELVQYNQTRVDNIAELERRLEDAGYAVGARVLELLCHRDKGNRRETRLLGILSFVHSTVWKVLFGKVADSLEKGTEHEDEYMISEKDLLVNKYISIPKDMGTFNCGAFVAGIVRGVLDGAGFPAVVTAHFVPMEGLQRPRTTILIKFAEEVLQREARLG, from the exons ATGATTGGAGTTGGgaagataaagcaatactcAAACATCCTTGAGAAGCCCCTCAGCAAGGGCAAACAAGAG GTTAGCTTGAGTGCCTTTGCATTTTTGTTCTCTGAGCTTGTTCAGTACAATCAAACTCGGGTTGACAACATTGCTGAATTAGAAAGAAG GCTGGAGGATGCAGGGTATGCTGTTGGGGCTCGAGTTCTTGAACTTTTATGCCATAGGGATAAG GGGAATAGAAGGGAGACACGATTGTTGGGTATTTTATCCTTTGTGCACAGCACTGTCTGGAAGGTGTTATTTGGAAAG GTGGCTGACTCTCTTGAGAAGGGCACTGAACATGAAGACGAATACATGATCAGTGAGAAGGACCTCCTTGTGAACAA GTATATTTCAATTCCAAAAGACATGGGGACCTTTAATTGTGGGGCATTTGTTGCTGGAATAGTGAGG GGTGTTCTTGATGGTGCAGGATTTCCAGCAGTAGTAACAGCTCATTTTGTACCAATGGAGGGACTGCAAAGACCTCGGACAACTATTTTGATAAAGTTTGCTGAAGAG GTATTGCAAAGAGAAGCGAGATTAGGTTGA
- the LOC105766752 gene encoding 40S ribosomal protein S12 — protein sequence MSGEEVAVAQPEAPATLGEPIDINTALPLVVRKSQAHGGLARGLHEAAKAIEKHNAHLCVLADDCDQPDYVKLVKALCADHNVKVLRAPSAKALGEWAGLCKIDSEGKARKVVGCSCVVVKDYGEQHEGVEVVQQHKD from the exons ATGTCGGG AGAAGAAGTTGCCGTTGCCCAACCAGAGGCACCCGCTACTCTTGGTGAGCCAATAGACATCAACACAGCCTTGCCTCTTGTGGTGAGGAAGTCCCAAGCTCATGGTGGGCTTGCTCGTGGCTTACATGAAGCTGCCAAGGCAATTGAAAAGCACAATGCACATCTTTGTGTTTTAGCCGATGACTGTGACCAACCTGATTATGTTAAGCTGGTCAAGGCACTCTGCGCTGACCATAATGTTAAGGTGCTACGTGCACCTAGTGCAAAAGCTCTTGGCGAGTGGGCTGGT TTGTGTAAGATAGATTCTGAAGGGAAAGCACGGAAAGTAGTTGGTTGCTCTTGCGTAGTTGTGAAG GATTACGGTGAACAACACGAGGGTGTCGAAGTTGTTCAGCAGCACAAGGATTAA
- the LOC105768739 gene encoding NADP-dependent glyceraldehyde-3-phosphate dehydrogenase — translation MAGTGVFSDILDGDVYKYYADGEWKKSSSGKTVAIINPTTRKTQYKVQACTQEEVNKVMESAKTAQKSWAKTPLWKRAELLHKAAAILKEHKAPIAECLVKEIAKPAKDAITEVVRSGDLISYTAEEGVRILGEGKFLVSDSFPGNQRTKYCLTSKIPLGVILAIPPFNYPVNLAVSKIAPALIAGNSLVLKPPTQGAVSALHMVHCFHLAGFPKGLISCVTGKGSEIGDFLTMHPGVNCISFTGGDTGIAISKKAGMIPLQMELGGKDACIVLEDADLDLVAANIIKGGFSYSGQRCTAVKVVLVMESVADVLVEKVKAKVAKLTVGAPEDDCDITPVVSESSANFIEGLVKDAKEKGATFCQEYKRDGNLIWPLLLDNVRPDMRIAWEEPFGPVLPVIRINSIEEGIHHCNASNFGLQGCVFTKDVNKAILISDAMETGTVQINSAPARGPDHFPFQGLKDSGIGSQGVTNSINMMTKIKSTVINLPTPSYTMG, via the exons atggCTGGGACTGGAGTGTTTTCAGACATATTGGATGGAGATGTTTACAAGTACTATGCTGATGGTGAATGGAAGAAGTCTTCTTCTGGAAAAACTGTTGCAATTATCAACCCCACCACCAGAAAAACTCAGTATAAGGTTCAAG CTTGTACACAAGAAGAGGTGAACAAGGTTATGGAATCAGCAAAAACTGCACAAAAATCATGGGCTAAGACTCCACTTTGGAAGAGAGCTGAGCTCCTTCATAAAGCTGCTGCTATCCTAAAGGAGCATAAAGCACCAATTGCTGAATGCCTGGTTAAAGAAATTGCAAAACCAGCCAAAGATGCCATTACCGAG GTTGTGAGGTCCGGGGATCTTATTTCTTACACTGCTGAAGAAGGGGTAAGGATTCTTGGTGAAGGGAAATTCTTGGTATCTGATAGTTTTCCTGGAAATCAGAGAACCAAATATTGCCTCACCTCCAAG ATTCCGCTTGGAGTGATTCTGGCCATTCCACCATTCAATTATCCAGTTAACCTGGCTGTTTCAAAAATCGCACCGGCTTTAATTGCTGGAAACTCCCTTGTACTCAAGCCACCGACACAG GGTGCTGTTTCTGCTCTTCATATGGTACACTGCTTTCATTTGGCTGGTTTTCCCAAAGGGCTCATTAGCTGTGTGACGGGGAAAGGCTCCGAGATCGGGGACTTCCTCACCATGCATCCTGGAGTTAACTGTATAAG CTTCACTGGTGGAGACACCGGCATTGCGATCTCAAAGAAGGCAGGAATGATCCCTCTGCAGATGGAATTGGGAGGAAAAGATGCATGTATCGTACTCGAGGATGCCGACTTGGATTTAGTTGCTGCAAACATAATAAAAGGAGGATTTTCTTACAG TGGTCAAAGATGCACGGCTGTCAAGGTTGTGTTAGTGATGGAATCTGTCGCTGATGTTCTGGTGGAGAAGGTGAAGGCAAAAGTGGCGAAATTAACGGTCGGGGCACCGGAGGATGACTGCGATATCACTCCCGTGGTGTCGGAGTCGTCGGCTAATTTCATCGAAGGACTGGTGAAAGATGCCAAAGAGAAAGGAGCTACATTTTGTCAAGAGTACAAGAGAGATGGCAATCTTATATGGCCATTGTTGTTAGACAATGTTCGACCCGATATGAGGATCGCATGGGAGGAACCGTTTGGTCCGGTTTTGCCGGTTATAAGGATTAACTCCATTGAGGAAGGTATCCACCACTGCAATGCTAGCAACTTTGGACTCCAAGGATGTGTCTTCACAAAGGATGTCAATAAAGCAATATTGATCAGTGATGCGATGGAGACGGGTACGGTTCAGATAAATTCTGCACCAGCTCGTGGACCAGATCATTTCCCATTTCAG GGTTTGAAAGACAGTGGAATAGGATCACAGGGGGTTACCAACAGCATTAACATGATGACAAAGATCAAGAGCACAGTTATCAACTTACCAACCCCGTCTTACACCATGGGTTAG
- the LOC105769169 gene encoding bHLH transcription factor RHL1, whose translation MQPCSREMQAMNSLLSPTQPIPLQDLQPNGNSGTHQAQIHNPQFDPTSSHDDFLDQMLSTLPSCSWSDLKSPWDPPKSDETPPSNPDNNAGFHYDEILASKLRQHQINGGGGGTTAAMKMMMQQQMLLPGRPIAAAGGGGLTMPLHNDIVDGSPFKSPNQQGGEGSVQALYNGFGAGSLHGTNNQSPNQPQHFHHPQGGNMQTQSFGATAGTVMNQSQASGSTTGGTPAQPKQRVRARRGQATDPHSIAERLRRERIAERMKALQELVPNANKTDKASMLDEIIDYVKFLQLQVKVLSMSRLGGAAAVAPLVADMPPEGGDCVQTTAGGGGSLQRNSNGNQPSANNDSLTVTEHQVAKLMEEDMGSAMQYLQGKGLCLMPISLATAISTATCHSRNPMMNKGSSSNHPLLQSNGDGPSSPSMSVLTVQSATMGNGGLDGSAKDAASVSKP comes from the exons ATGCAGCCTTGTAGTCGTGAAATGCAAGCAATGAACTCTCTCTTAAGCCCAACGCAACCAATCCCTCTCCAAGACCTTCAACCCAACGGAAACAGCGGCACTCACCAGGCGCAGATCCACAACCCACAGTTCGATCCCACCTCCTCCCACGATGACTTCTTAGACCAGATGCTCTCCACTCTCCCTTCTTGCTCCTGGTCCGACCTCAAGTCACCTTGGGACCCGCCTAAATCTGATGAAACGCCGCCTTCTAATCCTGACAATAATGCTGGGTTTCACTACGATGAGATTCTAGCCTCCAAGCTTagacaacatcaaatcaacggCGGCGGCGGAGGGACTACTGCAGCtatgaagatgatgatgcaaCAGCAGATGTTGTTACCGGGAAGACCCATCGCCGCCGCAGGTGGAGGAGGGTTGACTATGCCGTTGCATAACGATATCGTTGATGGGTCTCCGTTTAAGTCCCCCAATCAACAG GGTGGGGAGGGTTCCGTGCAAGCTTTGTATAACGGTTTCGGTGCTGGATCTTTGCATGGGACTAATAATCAGTCACCGAACCAGCCTCAGCATTTTCACCATCCTCAG GGAGGCAATATGCAGACACAAAGCTTTGGAGCAACAGCAGGGACAGTTATGAACCAAAGTCAGGCAAGCGGATCGACAACGGGAGGTACACCGGCTCAACCCAAACAAAGAGTTAGGGCTAGAAGGGGTCAAGCTACTGATCCCCACAGCATCGCTGAAAGA TTACGCAGAGAGAGAATTGCAGAGAGAATGAAAGCTCTTCAAGAACTGGTTCCCAATGCCAATAAG ACAGATAAAGCTTCAATGCTTGATGAGATAATCGACTATGTCAAATTCCTCCAGCTCCAAGTCAAG GTTCTGAGTATGAGTAGGTTGGGCGGTGCCGCTGCTGTTGCTCCCCTTGTTGCTGATATGCCACCTGAG GGAGGTGATTGTGTTCAAACGACCGCTGGCGGTGGTGGGTCCCTTCAGAGAAATTCTAACGGTAACCAACCGTCTGCGAATAACGACAGCTTAACGGTGACGGAGCACCAAGTGGCTAAGCTAATGGAGGAAGACATGGGGTCCGCCATGCAGTACCTGCAAGGGAAGGGACTTTGCCTCATGCCCATTTCCCTGGCCACCGCTATCTCAACCGCAACGTGTCATTccaggaatcccatgatgaacAAGGGCAGCAGCAGCAACCACCCTTTGCTTCAATCCAATGGCGATGGGCCTTCCTCGCCTAGCATGTCCGTCTTGACTGTCCAGTCAGCTACAATGGGTAACGGCGGTCTTGATGGTTCCGCTAAAGATGCTGCTTCCGTTTCCAAGCCGTGA
- the LOC105769170 gene encoding cytochrome c oxidase assembly factor 6 isoform X2 — translation MSLEAYASAKRDEIHTDVLLQARQACYKARDAFYSCLEKHSDKKPTEIGSVGLLYPTECKPSREDYVKNCRVSWVKHFDRQYCKTKRTQRLLDDKETRRGV, via the exons ATGTCGCTGGAAGCTTATGCTTCTGCTAAACGAGACGAAATCCACACTGACGTGCTTTTGCAAGCCAGGCAAGCTTGCTACAAG GCTCGTGATGCATTTTACTCTTGCTTGGAAAAACATTCGGACAAGAAACCCACTGAAATCGGATCAGTGGGGCTCTTATATCCCACTGAATGCAAACCCTCCAGGGAGGATTACGTTAAGAATTGTCGAGTTTCTTGG gtgAAGCATTTTGATAGGCAGTACTGTAAGACCAAGCGAACGCAGAGGCTGCTTGATGATAAGGAAACGAGGAGAG GGGTGTAA
- the LOC105769170 gene encoding cytochrome c oxidase assembly factor 6 isoform X1, whose product MSLEAYASAKRDEIHTDVLLQARQACYKARDAFYSCLEKHSDKKPTEIGSVGLLYPTECKPSREDYVKNCRVSWVKHFDRQYCKTKRTQRLLDDKETRRGPLSLPQPYTFRPPTSA is encoded by the exons ATGTCGCTGGAAGCTTATGCTTCTGCTAAACGAGACGAAATCCACACTGACGTGCTTTTGCAAGCCAGGCAAGCTTGCTACAAG GCTCGTGATGCATTTTACTCTTGCTTGGAAAAACATTCGGACAAGAAACCCACTGAAATCGGATCAGTGGGGCTCTTATATCCCACTGAATGCAAACCCTCCAGGGAGGATTACGTTAAGAATTGTCGAGTTTCTTGG gtgAAGCATTTTGATAGGCAGTACTGTAAGACCAAGCGAACGCAGAGGCTGCTTGATGATAAGGAAACGAGGAGAGGTCCGTTGTCACTTCCACAACCTTACACTTTCAGGCCCCCAACCTCTGCTTAA